A genomic window from Blattabacterium cuenoti includes:
- the rplM gene encoding 50S ribosomal protein L13 — translation MDFLSFKTNSKNKINYNKKWVIIDANNQYLGRLASKISLIIRGKHKSYFSPNIDCGDYVIVINSTKIKLSGKKWMQKKYIYYTGYPGGQKIISIKDLFKKNPNKLLYKSVKGMLPKNRLSQKIIKNLHIYQKEKHNHKAQKPFLIKN, via the coding sequence ATGGATTTTTTAAGTTTTAAAACTAATTCAAAAAATAAAATAAATTATAATAAAAAATGGGTTATTATTGATGCTAATAATCAATATCTTGGAAGATTAGCGTCTAAAATATCTTTAATAATAAGAGGGAAACATAAATCCTATTTTTCTCCAAATATAGATTGTGGTGATTATGTAATAGTAATTAATTCTACAAAAATTAAATTATCTGGAAAAAAATGGATGCAAAAAAAATATATTTATTATACAGGGTATCCTGGTGGACAAAAAATTATTTCTATTAAAGATCTTTTTAAAAAAAATCCTAATAAATTATTATATAAATCTGTAAAAGGTATGTTACCTAAAAATAGGTTAAGTCAAAAAATAATTAAAAATCTTCATATTTATCAAAAAGAGAAACATAACCATAAAGCTCAAAAACCTTTTTTAATAAAAAATTAA
- the dnaK gene encoding molecular chaperone DnaK: MSKIIGIDLGTTNSCVSVMEINDPIVIPNSEGKRTTPSIVAFIDGGERKIGDPAKRQAVTNPQKTIFSIKRFMGRNFSEISEEIKNFPYKIIKGNNNTPRVSIDNRLYAPQEISAMILQKMKKTAEDYLGKIINKAVITVPAYFNDAQRQATKEAGEIAGLKVERIINEPTAAALAYGLDKSHQNKKIVVYDLGGGTFDVSILELGDGVFEVLSTNGDTHLGGDDFDQIIINYLANEFKYQEKIDLRKDPMALQRLKEASEKAKIELSSSKQTEINLPYITATDSGPKHLVIKLTRSKFEQLSENLIRRSINPCNKALKSANLTIKDIDEIILVGGSTRIPKVQEEVKTFFQKQPSKNVNPDEVVAIGAAIQGGVLSGDVQDVLLLDVTPLSLGIETLGSVFTKLIESNTTIPTKKSEIFSTAADNQSAVTIRVGQGERPMFNDNKEIGRFDLVDIPPAPRGTPQIEVIFDIDANGILNVSAKDKGTNKEQSIRIETSSGLNQDEVSRMKREAEENAKKDEKIKGKIDKLNMADNQIFQTEKQLKDYGEKLSENNKKNIESLLEELKKAYNKKDINNIDTCMNKLNQAWTQASQDIYSDKNKTTNTTKNNKTNNPENKKNNKGTENVQDVEYEEVK; this comes from the coding sequence ATGAGTAAAATTATAGGAATAGATTTAGGAACTACAAATTCTTGTGTTTCAGTTATGGAAATAAATGATCCTATTGTTATCCCTAATTCAGAAGGAAAAAGAACTACTCCATCTATAGTCGCTTTTATCGATGGAGGAGAAAGAAAAATAGGAGATCCAGCAAAAAGACAAGCAGTAACTAATCCACAAAAAACTATTTTTTCTATAAAACGTTTTATGGGAAGAAATTTTTCTGAAATTTCAGAAGAAATCAAAAATTTTCCATATAAAATAATTAAAGGAAATAATAATACTCCTAGAGTAAGTATTGATAATAGATTATATGCACCTCAAGAAATATCTGCTATGATTCTTCAAAAAATGAAAAAAACAGCAGAAGATTATTTAGGTAAAATAATTAATAAAGCAGTTATTACTGTTCCTGCATATTTTAATGATGCACAAAGACAAGCTACTAAAGAAGCGGGAGAAATAGCTGGACTAAAAGTAGAAAGAATTATTAATGAACCTACTGCAGCAGCATTAGCATATGGATTAGATAAATCTCATCAAAATAAAAAAATTGTAGTTTATGACTTGGGTGGAGGAACTTTTGATGTTTCTATTTTAGAATTAGGAGATGGTGTTTTTGAAGTACTTTCCACTAATGGTGATACTCATTTAGGTGGAGATGATTTTGATCAAATCATTATTAATTATTTAGCTAATGAATTTAAATATCAAGAAAAAATTGATCTAAGAAAAGATCCTATGGCATTACAACGTTTAAAGGAAGCTTCTGAAAAAGCAAAAATAGAATTATCATCTTCTAAACAAACAGAAATTAATTTACCATATATCACCGCTACAGATTCTGGTCCAAAACATTTAGTTATAAAATTAACTCGTTCTAAATTTGAACAATTATCTGAAAATTTAATTCGTCGTTCTATTAATCCTTGTAATAAAGCATTAAAATCTGCAAATTTAACTATTAAAGATATAGATGAAATTATTTTAGTTGGAGGGTCTACACGTATTCCAAAAGTTCAAGAAGAAGTAAAAACCTTTTTTCAAAAACAACCATCTAAAAATGTAAATCCAGATGAAGTAGTCGCTATAGGTGCTGCTATACAAGGAGGAGTTTTAAGTGGAGATGTTCAAGATGTTTTATTATTAGATGTTACTCCTTTATCTTTAGGAATTGAAACTTTAGGTAGCGTTTTTACTAAATTAATAGAATCTAATACTACTATTCCTACCAAAAAATCAGAAATTTTTTCTACAGCAGCAGATAATCAATCCGCTGTAACTATTAGAGTAGGTCAAGGAGAAAGACCAATGTTTAATGATAATAAAGAAATAGGGAGATTTGATTTAGTAGATATTCCTCCAGCTCCAAGAGGAACACCTCAAATAGAAGTTATTTTTGATATTGATGCTAATGGAATATTAAATGTTTCAGCTAAAGATAAGGGAACAAATAAAGAACAATCTATTCGAATTGAAACTTCATCAGGATTAAATCAAGATGAAGTATCTAGAATGAAAAGAGAAGCAGAAGAAAATGCTAAAAAAGATGAAAAAATTAAAGGTAAAATAGATAAATTAAATATGGCTGATAATCAAATTTTTCAAACTGAAAAACAATTAAAAGATTATGGAGAAAAATTATCAGAAAATAATAAAAAAAATATTGAATCTTTATTAGAAGAATTAAAAAAAGCTTATAATAAAAAAGATATTAATAATATAGATACTTGTATGAATAAATTAAATCAAGCATGGACACAAGCATCACAAGATATTTATTCTGATAAAAATAAAACGACTAATACAACAAAAAATAATAAAACTAATAATCCAGAAAATAAAAAAAATAATAAAGGAACTGAAAACGTGCAAGACGTTGAATACGAAGAAGTTAAGTAA
- a CDS encoding phosphatidylserine decarboxylase family protein yields MIHKEGYSFLLYFLILFLIIILFSIFLFSKLIILIISCCLIIFYCFFLFFFRNPKIIINNKNNKEILSPADGKIVKIKKLFENEFLHHDCICISIFMSPLNVHVNRFPISGKIIYVKYYPGKHFLAWNDKSSIYNERTTLVIEEKNTKKNFLLRQIAGFLARRIKIYAKKNSFAIKGKEFGFIKFGSRIDLYLPLKSILLIQKGDYVFGGKTIIAEVT; encoded by the coding sequence ATGATTCATAAAGAAGGATATTCTTTTTTATTATATTTTTTAATTTTATTTTTAATAATAATTTTATTTTCTATTTTTTTATTTTCTAAATTAATTATATTAATAATTTCTTGTTGTTTAATTATATTTTATTGTTTTTTTTTATTTTTTTTTAGAAATCCAAAAATAATTATTAATAATAAAAATAATAAAGAAATACTTTCACCTGCTGATGGAAAAATTGTTAAAATTAAAAAACTTTTTGAAAATGAATTTTTACATCATGATTGTATTTGTATTTCTATTTTTATGTCTCCATTAAATGTCCATGTAAATAGATTTCCTATATCTGGAAAAATTATTTATGTAAAATATTATCCAGGTAAACATTTTTTAGCATGGAATGATAAATCTTCAATATATAATGAAAGAACAACTCTTGTTATAGAAGAAAAAAATACAAAAAAAAATTTTTTATTGAGACAAATAGCAGGTTTTTTAGCCCGTCGTATTAAAATTTATGCTAAAAAAAATTCTTTTGCTATAAAAGGTAAAGAATTTGGTTTTATTAAATTTGGATCTAGAATAGATCTTTATCTTCCTTTAAAATCTATTCTATTGATTCAAAAAGGTGATTATGTTTTTGGGGGAAAAACAATTATAGCTGAAGTTACTTAA
- a CDS encoding phosphatidate cytidylyltransferase yields the protein MLNNIKKYKKNKKEFLIRFFYGLIYVFLILFSIEKGEKFFRVIMMFLSILCFIEFLIILKTNILLIKLSSFILLFSIILDIFMSKGLYLYIICFIPYFIIFFTIQLFSIKYSNKEKYIQISNLIVGLVYIIIPFYLASYMYTKYNKGKELILGTFILIWINDTLSYLIGKKWGKRKISVSISPKKSIEGIIGGFFFSFIFGIFLYKIWIDKYWLIFSVIIPIFSTIGDLVESTIKRFCNVKNSGILFPGHGGFLDRLDSFIFVIPIIATIIETTIIIK from the coding sequence ATGTTAAATAATATAAAAAAATACAAAAAAAATAAAAAAGAATTTTTAATCAGATTTTTTTATGGATTAATTTATGTTTTTTTAATTCTTTTTTCTATTGAAAAAGGAGAAAAATTTTTTAGAGTTATTATGATGTTTCTGTCTATTTTATGTTTTATTGAATTTTTAATAATTTTAAAAACAAATATTTTATTAATTAAATTATCTTCCTTTATTTTATTATTTTCAATTATTTTAGATATTTTTATGTCAAAAGGTTTATATTTATATATAATATGTTTTATTCCTTATTTTATTATATTTTTTACTATTCAATTATTTTCTATAAAATATTCTAATAAAGAAAAATATATACAAATTAGTAATTTAATTGTTGGATTAGTTTATATCATAATTCCTTTTTATTTAGCTTCTTATATGTATACAAAATATAATAAAGGTAAAGAATTAATATTAGGGACTTTTATACTTATATGGATTAATGATACTTTATCCTATTTAATAGGAAAAAAATGGGGAAAAAGAAAAATTTCTGTATCTATATCTCCTAAAAAATCAATAGAAGGTATTATAGGAGGATTTTTTTTTAGTTTTATATTTGGTATTTTTTTGTATAAAATATGGATAGATAAATATTGGTTAATATTTTCTGTTATTATTCCAATTTTTTCTACAATAGGAGATCTTGTAGAATCAACTATTAAAAGATTTTGTAATGTGAAAAATTCAGGAATATTGTTTCCTGGCCATGGTGGGTTTTTAGATAGATTAGATAGTTTTATATTTGTTATTCCGATTATAGCTACTATAATAGAGACTACTATTATCATTAAATAA
- the ftsH gene encoding ATP-dependent zinc metalloprotease FtsH, which produces MINKKVKSKNNFFWIYAVILAIFLGIFFLKSSFYNPKKINQDYFFKIFIKGDVKKIIIKHRELVLVYLKKENLSYTDRINPFINRKKIMTNSFQYEFEIGDLQFFQRKFEEYKKKYHLNTIIDFKNQQEYTITKFFFDYGIFLILLIIFWVFIFRKIGATGGGPGGQIFNIGKSRARLFDESDNIKITFKDVAGLEGAKEEVQEIVEFLKSPKKYTKLGGKIPKGALLIGAPGTGKTLLAKAVAGEAKVPFFSLSGSDFVEMFVGVGASRVRDLFEKAKDKSPCIIFIDEIDAIGRARGKSSIAGSNDERENTLNQLLTEMDGFGTHTNVIVLAATNRSDILDKALLRPGRFDRTILVDPPELNERKEIFQVHLKKLILSKKVDIDFLARQTPGFSGADIANICNESALIAARKNRSQIENKDFLDAIDRIIGGLEKKNKIIKPNEKKRIAYHEAGHAMISWLLEHAAPLVKVTIVPRGKSLGSAWYLPEERQLTTPEQMKDEICALLAGRSAEEIIFNSISTGALNDLEKVTKQAQSMVVIFGLNEKIGNISYYDSTGQNEFTFSKPYSEKTAQIIDEEISKIINEQYKRAKNILKNNEKKLSLLANKLLEKEVLFREDLKNIFGERSFSC; this is translated from the coding sequence ATGATAAATAAAAAAGTCAAAAGTAAAAATAACTTTTTTTGGATATATGCTGTAATATTAGCCATATTTTTAGGTATATTTTTTTTAAAATCTTCTTTTTATAATCCTAAAAAAATAAATCAAGATTATTTTTTTAAAATTTTTATAAAAGGAGATGTTAAAAAAATAATCATAAAACATAGAGAATTAGTTTTAGTTTATTTAAAAAAAGAAAATTTATCATATACAGATAGAATAAATCCATTTATAAATAGAAAAAAAATTATGACAAATTCTTTTCAATATGAATTTGAAATAGGAGATTTACAATTTTTTCAAAGAAAATTTGAAGAATATAAAAAAAAATATCATTTAAATACTATTATTGATTTTAAAAATCAACAAGAATATACTATTACTAAATTTTTTTTTGATTATGGAATATTTTTAATATTATTAATTATTTTTTGGGTTTTTATTTTCCGAAAAATAGGTGCTACTGGTGGTGGACCTGGTGGACAAATATTTAATATTGGAAAATCTAGAGCTAGATTATTTGATGAAAGTGATAATATAAAAATAACATTTAAAGATGTTGCTGGTTTAGAAGGAGCTAAAGAAGAAGTTCAAGAAATTGTAGAATTTTTAAAAAGTCCTAAAAAATATACTAAATTAGGGGGTAAAATCCCAAAAGGAGCACTTTTAATAGGAGCCCCCGGTACTGGAAAAACTTTATTAGCAAAAGCTGTAGCAGGAGAAGCAAAAGTTCCATTTTTTTCTTTATCTGGTTCTGATTTTGTAGAAATGTTTGTAGGAGTTGGAGCTTCTAGAGTAAGAGATTTATTTGAAAAAGCTAAAGATAAATCACCATGTATAATTTTTATAGATGAAATAGATGCTATAGGAAGAGCTAGAGGAAAAAGTAGTATCGCTGGATCTAATGATGAAAGAGAAAATACTTTAAATCAATTATTGACAGAAATGGATGGTTTTGGGACTCATACTAATGTTATTGTTTTAGCAGCAACTAATAGATCCGATATTTTAGATAAAGCATTACTTCGTCCTGGACGTTTTGATCGTACTATATTAGTAGATCCACCTGAATTAAATGAAAGAAAAGAAATATTTCAAGTACATTTAAAAAAATTAATATTATCTAAAAAAGTAGATATTGATTTTTTAGCAAGACAAACACCAGGATTTAGTGGAGCGGATATTGCTAATATTTGTAATGAATCAGCATTGATTGCTGCTAGAAAAAATAGATCTCAAATAGAAAATAAAGATTTTTTAGATGCGATAGATCGTATTATAGGAGGATTGGAAAAGAAAAATAAAATTATTAAACCAAATGAAAAAAAAAGAATAGCTTATCATGAAGCTGGACATGCGATGATTAGTTGGTTATTAGAACATGCAGCTCCTTTAGTTAAAGTAACCATTGTTCCTAGAGGAAAATCTTTAGGATCAGCGTGGTATCTTCCTGAAGAAAGACAACTAACTACTCCAGAACAAATGAAAGATGAAATATGTGCTTTATTAGCTGGAAGATCAGCAGAAGAAATTATTTTTAATAGTATTTCTACTGGAGCTTTAAATGATTTAGAAAAAGTAACGAAACAAGCACAATCTATGGTAGTAATTTTTGGTTTAAATGAAAAAATAGGAAATATTTCTTATTATGATTCCACAGGACAAAATGAATTTACTTTTTCTAAACCTTATAGTGAAAAAACTGCTCAAATTATTGATGAAGAAATTTCTAAAATTATTAATGAACAATATAAAAGAGCTAAAAATATATTAAAAAATAATGAAAAAAAATTATCTTTATTGGCTAATAAATTATTGGAAAAAGAAGTTCTTTTTAGAGAAGATTTAAAAAATATCTTTGGAGAAAGATCATTTTCATGTTAA
- the rsfS gene encoding ribosome silencing factor — MLLKKIIEGIKIVKGQNISILDLKNRNNFICDYFIICEGKSQNQVYAIFQSIEKTTIKTLNQTPWHIEGIKNGEWILIDYISIVVHIFQTKIRLHYNIENLWKKN; from the coding sequence TTGTTATTAAAAAAAATTATAGAAGGAATTAAAATTGTAAAAGGTCAAAATATATCTATTTTAGATTTAAAAAATAGGAATAATTTTATTTGTGATTATTTTATTATTTGTGAAGGAAAATCTCAAAATCAAGTTTATGCTATATTTCAATCTATAGAAAAAACTACAATTAAAACATTAAATCAAACACCTTGGCACATAGAAGGAATAAAAAATGGAGAATGGATTTTAATAGATTATATTTCTATAGTTGTACATATTTTTCAAACAAAAATTAGATTACATTATAATATAGAAAATCTTTGGAAAAAAAATTAA
- a CDS encoding biotin--[acetyl-CoA-carboxylase] ligase has protein sequence MKKFIWPIYLILLKKVDSTNQYAKKNIIKYKKNWTIILSFNQKNGKGFRNNYWITEKGKNLTFSIILQSLILPIHKGYIINVIISNAIHKILLNYNKNFWIKWPNDIFFKKKKIGGILIENNIFYKKIHTFIIGIGLNVNQTDFDNKINASSLKKILKKQFNLKKLLNKIIFSIQKEYIFFKNYGEIFIRNYYINNLYLKDKISFFYIYSSNYKKKIISGIIRNITKTGNIVIELYNNKKISFFSQKEIKLII, from the coding sequence TTGAAAAAATTTATTTGGCCAATATATCTAATTTTATTAAAAAAAGTTGATTCTACTAATCAATATGCAAAAAAAAATATTATAAAATATAAAAAAAATTGGACTATTATTTTGTCTTTCAATCAAAAGAATGGAAAAGGTTTTAGAAATAATTATTGGATTACAGAAAAAGGAAAAAATTTAACTTTTAGTATTATTTTACAATCATTAATACTCCCTATACATAAAGGATATATAATTAATGTTATTATTAGTAATGCTATTCATAAAATTTTATTAAATTATAATAAAAATTTTTGGATAAAATGGCCAAATGATATTTTTTTTAAAAAAAAAAAAATAGGAGGAATATTAATAGAAAATAATATTTTTTATAAAAAAATACATACTTTTATTATTGGAATTGGATTAAATGTAAATCAAACTGATTTTGATAATAAAATTAATGCATCTTCTTTAAAAAAAATTTTAAAAAAACAATTTAATTTAAAAAAATTATTGAATAAAATAATTTTTTCAATTCAAAAAGAATATATTTTTTTTAAAAATTACGGTGAAATTTTTATTAGAAATTATTATATTAATAATCTTTATTTAAAAGATAAAATATCTTTTTTTTATATTTATTCTTCTAATTATAAAAAAAAAATTATAAGTGGAATTATTAGAAATATAACAAAAACAGGAAATATAGTTATTGAACTTTATAATAATAAAAAAATATCTTTTTTTTCTCAAAAAGAAATAAAATTAATTATATAA
- the yidC gene encoding membrane protein insertase YidC yields the protein MKNKNLDYNYIIGLIIILCIVIFFTFFLDREFLIEKEQKGITSLYNDVNLYEKEKTIYDNKIKNNFILENKVLKFKISNLGGGIDEVFLKKYKAYNNIDSLHNKNLFLIKNSSFLYKMIFYKKKNSLKKNEFINTNFLYFYPVFFKKNILILRANNPYGKGYIEYLYSLKENEYNIRFIVRTIDFYPKNEKVSIFLEQKIFSLEKDRDWENSYTQGYVSYKKNIHNIHSKIDYLSEKKNEKKYLSNVNWIAYKQQFFASIFMMDKSFQDFYIFSENFSSGNFLKKIQSKVNLKIKKNEELNIPFQFYFGPLNFNLIKNYNRNLENIIPFGWGFLKWINKYFFLLIFQFLEKTNLNYGIIIILMTIVVKLILSPITYKQYKLNAMMKLIRPELDELNNKLKNSDPLKKQREIMKLYKKVGINPMSGCLSTIFQIPIFYSLFKFFPTLINLRGKSFLWVDDLTSYDSIYKIPFTIPFYGNHVSLLTLLYSLALLLYTKINNNNDKNNDYNKNNMPNMNFLLYLMPIMMLLFINSYASALSLYYLISNIINISLIFIIKKYILNEKKIFNIIQKNKKK from the coding sequence ATGAAAAATAAAAATTTAGATTACAATTATATAATAGGATTAATAATAATATTATGTATTGTAATTTTTTTTACATTTTTTTTAGATAGAGAATTTTTAATAGAAAAAGAACAAAAAGGAATAACATCATTATATAATGATGTTAATTTATATGAAAAGGAAAAAACAATTTATGATAATAAAATAAAAAATAATTTTATTTTAGAAAATAAAGTTTTAAAATTTAAAATTTCTAATTTAGGTGGTGGGATTGATGAAGTTTTTTTAAAAAAATATAAAGCTTATAATAATATTGATTCATTACATAATAAGAATCTTTTTTTAATTAAAAATTCTAGTTTTTTATATAAAATGATTTTTTATAAAAAAAAAAATTCTTTAAAAAAGAATGAATTTATTAATACTAATTTTTTATATTTTTATCCAGTTTTTTTTAAAAAAAACATCTTAATTTTAAGAGCAAATAATCCATATGGAAAAGGATATATAGAATATTTATATTCTTTAAAAGAAAATGAATATAATATTCGTTTTATTGTAAGGACTATTGATTTTTATCCAAAAAATGAAAAAGTATCAATTTTTTTAGAACAAAAAATATTTTCTTTAGAGAAAGATAGAGATTGGGAAAATTCTTACACTCAAGGATACGTTTCTTATAAAAAGAATATTCATAATATACATTCTAAAATAGATTATTTATCTGAAAAAAAGAATGAAAAAAAATATTTATCTAATGTAAATTGGATAGCTTATAAACAACAATTTTTTGCATCTATTTTTATGATGGATAAATCTTTTCAAGATTTTTATATTTTTTCTGAAAATTTTTCATCAGGAAATTTTTTAAAAAAAATACAATCTAAAGTTAATTTAAAAATTAAAAAAAATGAAGAATTAAATATTCCTTTTCAATTTTATTTTGGTCCATTAAATTTTAATTTAATAAAAAATTATAATAGAAATTTAGAAAATATTATTCCGTTTGGATGGGGTTTTTTAAAATGGATTAATAAATATTTTTTTTTATTAATTTTTCAGTTTTTAGAAAAAACTAATTTAAATTATGGAATTATTATTATTTTAATGACTATTGTAGTTAAATTAATATTATCTCCAATAACTTATAAACAATATAAATTAAATGCGATGATGAAATTAATTCGTCCAGAATTAGACGAATTAAATAATAAATTGAAAAATTCAGATCCTTTAAAAAAACAAAGGGAAATAATGAAATTATATAAAAAAGTAGGAATTAATCCTATGTCTGGATGTCTATCTACTATTTTTCAAATTCCTATTTTTTATTCATTATTTAAATTTTTTCCAACTTTAATTAATTTGAGAGGAAAATCATTTTTATGGGTAGATGATTTAACATCATATGATTCTATTTATAAAATACCATTTACTATACCATTTTATGGTAATCATGTTAGTTTATTAACTTTATTATATTCTTTAGCTCTTTTATTATATACCAAAATAAATAATAACAATGATAAAAATAATGATTATAATAAAAATAATATGCCAAATATGAATTTTTTATTATATTTGATGCCTATAATGATGTTATTATTTATAAATAGTTATGCTTCTGCTTTATCTCTTTATTATTTAATATCTAATATTATTAATATTAGTTTAATTTTTATTATTAAAAAATATATTTTGAATGAGAAAAAAATTTTTAATATAATTCAAAAAAATAAAAAAAAATAA
- a CDS encoding CTP synthase, whose protein sequence is METKYVFVTGGVTSSLGKGIISSSLGMLLKNRGYKVTIQKLDPYFNIDSGTLNPYEHGECFVTKDGVETDLDLGHYERFLNQSTTKENNITSGLIYKTVIDNERKGLYLGKTVQVIPHITNEIKRRIKILETINNYDIIIIEIGGTVGDIESLPYIESVRQLKWELGKFNGIVIHLTLLPYIKSTGEIKTKPTQHSIRKLMENGIKADILVCRTEKHITKNIRKKLALFCNVQLKNVIESINTNIIYNIPCLLHKQNFDKEVLNNLNLSSLIHPNLKNWKIFIKKYKNPKYEITIALVGKYVSLHDSYKSITEALIHAGTEKEIFINIKWIYSGIIKKTNIKDYFNGISGILIAPGFGTRGIEGKILVAKYARENQIPFLGICLGMQIAIIEFARNVLNMKKAESHETNPETSCPVISLMEDQKNMLKKGGTMRLGNWKCSLLEGSKIFDIYGKKKVIFERHRHRYEFNNAYINVFSNAGMKPVGINPETGLVEAVELYNHIFFLGVQYHPEYTSTVNNPHPIFTYFVQISKNYNNNYNNYHYI, encoded by the coding sequence ATGGAAACAAAATATGTTTTTGTTACAGGAGGTGTTACTTCTTCTTTAGGAAAAGGAATTATTTCTTCTTCATTAGGGATGTTATTAAAAAATAGAGGATATAAAGTAACAATTCAAAAATTAGATCCTTATTTTAATATTGATTCAGGAACATTAAATCCATATGAGCATGGAGAATGTTTTGTTACTAAAGATGGAGTTGAAACAGATTTAGATTTAGGACATTATGAACGTTTTTTAAATCAATCTACTACAAAAGAAAATAATATTACTTCTGGATTAATATATAAAACTGTTATTGACAATGAAAGAAAAGGACTTTATTTAGGAAAAACAGTGCAAGTAATACCTCATATAACCAATGAAATTAAAAGACGTATAAAAATTTTAGAAACAATTAATAATTATGATATAATTATTATTGAAATAGGTGGAACTGTTGGAGATATAGAAAGTCTTCCATATATTGAATCAGTACGTCAATTAAAATGGGAATTAGGAAAATTTAATGGAATAGTTATTCATTTAACGTTATTACCTTATATAAAATCTACAGGGGAAATAAAAACTAAACCGACTCAACATTCTATTAGAAAATTAATGGAAAATGGTATTAAAGCTGATATTTTAGTTTGTAGAACAGAAAAACATATAACAAAAAATATTCGTAAAAAATTAGCATTATTTTGTAATGTTCAATTAAAAAATGTAATAGAATCTATTAATACTAATATTATATATAATATTCCATGTTTATTACATAAACAAAATTTTGATAAAGAAGTTTTAAATAATTTAAATTTATCTTCTTTAATTCATCCAAATTTAAAAAATTGGAAAATTTTTATCAAAAAATATAAAAATCCTAAATATGAAATTACTATAGCTTTAGTAGGAAAATATGTATCATTACATGATTCTTATAAATCTATAACAGAAGCTTTAATTCATGCAGGAACAGAAAAAGAAATTTTTATTAATATTAAATGGATATATTCTGGAATAATTAAAAAAACAAATATTAAAGATTATTTTAATGGAATTTCTGGTATTTTGATAGCACCTGGATTTGGAACCAGAGGAATAGAAGGAAAAATACTTGTAGCGAAATATGCAAGAGAAAATCAAATTCCTTTTTTAGGAATATGTTTAGGAATGCAAATAGCAATTATAGAATTTGCTAGAAATGTTTTAAATATGAAAAAAGCTGAAAGTCATGAAACTAATCCAGAGACTTCATGTCCAGTTATTAGTTTAATGGAAGATCAAAAAAATATGTTAAAAAAAGGAGGAACTATGCGTTTAGGAAATTGGAAATGTTCTTTATTAGAAGGATCTAAAATTTTTGATATTTATGGTAAAAAAAAAGTAATTTTTGAAAGACATAGACATAGATATGAATTTAATAATGCTTATATAAATGTTTTTTCTAATGCAGGAATGAAACCTGTAGGTATTAATCCTGAAACAGGATTAGTAGAAGCTGTTGAATTATATAATCATATTTTTTTTTTAGGAGTACAATATCATCCAGAATATACAAGTACAGTAAATAATCCTCATCCTATATTTACTTATTTTGTACAAATTTCTAAAAATTATAATAATAATTATAATAATTATCATTATATATGA